In one window of Armatimonadota bacterium DNA:
- a CDS encoding Gfo/Idh/MocA family oxidoreductase: MGISVGIVGVGAFGRGFVGLFKRHPLVDRIAVCDIRSDRLSAVAREFEIAETYASLDDICRIDIQALVIITQPWLHAPQVIQALESGKHAYSAVPLAYSSDGDDMLEWCDRVIETCKRTGMHYMLGETSYYRPEAMYCRRRAQAGDFGNFVHAEGQYIHDVDWPACNLRDVARSRWGADWRPAKAGGIPMHYPTHSTGGFISVTRAHVTELCAFGREDPADDWHRADTESGNVMGNEIALMRMSNGATATIKEYRWVGAWGHEGFSVFGTKASFIDSFGQCRWITRDELPETFLATEEMRDPLPPEVAAAFRDEKGETEYGGHGGSHAYLVHEFVDAVAHNRTPAVNAWEAARYLAPGVIAHQSALRGGELMKVPDWGDAPG, from the coding sequence ATGGGCATCAGTGTAGGCATTGTCGGCGTTGGCGCGTTCGGGCGTGGGTTCGTTGGGCTCTTCAAGCGTCACCCGCTCGTTGATCGCATCGCCGTTTGCGACATCCGATCGGATCGCTTGTCGGCCGTCGCGCGGGAATTCGAAATCGCCGAAACCTACGCGAGTCTCGACGACATTTGCAGGATCGACATTCAGGCGCTGGTCATCATCACGCAGCCGTGGCTCCACGCGCCGCAGGTGATCCAAGCGCTGGAGTCGGGCAAGCACGCGTACAGCGCGGTGCCGCTCGCCTACTCGAGCGACGGCGACGACATGTTGGAGTGGTGCGACCGCGTCATCGAGACGTGCAAGCGCACCGGCATGCACTACATGCTGGGTGAGACGTCGTATTACCGCCCGGAGGCGATGTACTGCCGACGGCGCGCACAGGCCGGGGATTTCGGCAACTTCGTCCATGCCGAGGGCCAGTACATTCACGACGTGGACTGGCCCGCGTGCAATCTGCGCGACGTCGCCCGCAGTCGCTGGGGCGCCGATTGGCGCCCCGCGAAGGCCGGCGGCATCCCGATGCATTACCCCACCCATTCCACGGGCGGCTTCATCTCGGTCACGCGCGCCCACGTCACCGAGCTGTGCGCATTCGGCCGCGAGGATCCCGCGGACGACTGGCACCGCGCGGACACGGAAAGCGGCAATGTGATGGGTAACGAGATCGCGCTGATGCGGATGAGCAACGGCGCGACCGCCACGATCAAGGAATACCGATGGGTCGGGGCCTGGGGCCACGAAGGATTCAGCGTTTTCGGCACGAAGGCATCGTTCATTGACAGCTTCGGCCAATGCCGGTGGATCACGCGCGATGAATTGCCGGAAACGTTCCTGGCGACCGAGGAGATGCGCGACCCGCTGCCGCCGGAGGTGGCGGCGGCGTTCCGGGACGAGAAGGGGGAGACGGAGTACGGCGGCCACGGCGGGTCGCACGCGTATCTCGTGCACGAATTCGTTGACGCCGTGGCGCACAATCGCACGCCTGCGGTCAACGCGTGGGAGGCAGCGCGGTACCTCGCGCCCGGGGTGATCGCGCATCAGTCAGCGCTGCGCGGCGGCGAGCTGATGAAGGTGCCGGACTGGGGGGATGCGCCGGGGTGA
- a CDS encoding GNAT family N-acetyltransferase, giving the protein MPGRKQLTVAQHEWSAFVERSVFEQVLVSAAGVPIAYLLLTRSEYPHEWLLLNPILSVLCFFCAFLRVWRTSKEEAETKEAWEALSDHLTPAGKCVDMILEVPYVFVLFILPFSAVAYQVFVVALGGFYAVDCVYNLMCTAAVRKHHLAVESSRDQCAACPLRGYYARRQWLDNAGLALTVVPGGTAWYLVLQGRTEAALWVGIASVIALILMEGMLEPIVNWPFHWHAEQSMGDRVRIVDIRPSEPVSSETCDKLNRIHIEAFPPEEQQMSMEFMLSKTGSDGYGLKAVFLGDAVVGYAFYQVHESAEIAFLWYMAVDAEWRRIGVGREIVTRLISDLGTRRAVVRYLLLEARAPEPDAPADDINRRRIAFYRSLGAHWVRGIDYAVASHTDPDRSISYEVLAFPVADHVTPERLRPAVSVLASESMGANDPHLERFR; this is encoded by the coding sequence ATGCCAGGACGTAAGCAGCTTACCGTCGCTCAGCACGAGTGGTCGGCGTTTGTGGAGCGCAGCGTGTTCGAGCAGGTACTCGTGTCGGCGGCGGGCGTGCCGATAGCGTACTTACTTCTCACGCGCTCCGAGTACCCCCATGAGTGGCTCCTGCTGAACCCGATTCTGAGCGTCCTGTGCTTCTTCTGTGCGTTCCTTCGCGTCTGGAGAACGTCGAAGGAGGAGGCGGAGACGAAGGAAGCCTGGGAGGCGCTGTCAGACCACCTCACTCCGGCCGGCAAGTGCGTGGACATGATCCTCGAGGTGCCCTATGTCTTCGTCCTGTTTATCCTTCCGTTCTCGGCCGTCGCGTACCAAGTGTTCGTCGTGGCGCTCGGCGGATTCTATGCCGTTGATTGCGTCTACAATTTAATGTGCACAGCAGCCGTGCGCAAACACCATCTCGCTGTGGAATCGAGTCGCGATCAGTGCGCGGCTTGCCCCTTACGCGGATACTACGCCCGGCGGCAATGGCTGGATAACGCGGGCCTGGCGCTGACCGTGGTGCCGGGCGGTACCGCATGGTATCTTGTGCTGCAGGGGCGCACTGAAGCGGCGCTGTGGGTGGGTATCGCGTCCGTCATCGCGTTGATCCTCATGGAGGGGATGCTGGAGCCGATTGTCAACTGGCCGTTTCACTGGCACGCGGAGCAGTCGATGGGCGACCGAGTCAGGATCGTCGATATCCGGCCTTCGGAGCCGGTGAGTTCGGAGACCTGCGACAAGCTGAACCGCATTCATATCGAGGCGTTCCCGCCCGAGGAACAGCAGATGTCGATGGAGTTCATGCTGTCCAAGACGGGAAGCGACGGATACGGGCTGAAGGCCGTATTCCTCGGGGACGCGGTGGTCGGGTACGCCTTCTACCAGGTGCACGAGTCGGCCGAGATCGCATTCCTGTGGTACATGGCGGTTGACGCGGAGTGGCGTCGAATCGGCGTCGGCCGGGAGATTGTAACGCGACTGATCTCCGACCTGGGCACCCGCCGTGCAGTAGTGCGATATCTCCTGCTCGAGGCCCGGGCGCCGGAGCCCGACGCGCCGGCTGACGACATCAATCGGCGTCGAATTGCGTTCTACAGATCGCTCGGCGCGCACTGGGTGCGCGGGATAGACTACGCCGTGGCGTCCCATACCGACCCGGATCGGTCGATCTCATACGAGGTGCTCGCCTTCCCGGTGGCGGACCATGTTACACCGGAACGCCTGCGACCCGCCGTGAGCGTGTTGGCTTCCGAGTCGATGGGCGCTAATGACCCTCACCTGGAACGCTTCCGG
- a CDS encoding DUF5317 domain-containing protein yields the protein MLFDGAVLGIVIALIAGGRFSRLGRLDLRWPWVFVAAFGVRAVIVVLGVRGWQPVIGIAPALHILSYVLLLAAVVANRHLWAMWVAALGVAMNFAVIAANGGTMPADADLVGASGQQQMVQLVESGRYPTHTLLDAGTRLPFLADRYLLPHPYPRPSVFSLGDILITLGVVVLIMRGMGAFGWGWKQRDQAQQSRGGPAPREEHPWK from the coding sequence ATGCTATTTGACGGGGCGGTGTTGGGCATTGTCATCGCCCTCATCGCCGGCGGGCGGTTCTCGCGCCTGGGCCGATTGGACCTCCGCTGGCCATGGGTGTTCGTCGCGGCGTTCGGCGTGCGCGCGGTGATCGTCGTCCTCGGCGTGCGCGGGTGGCAGCCCGTGATCGGGATCGCCCCCGCGCTCCACATCCTCTCCTACGTGCTGCTGCTCGCGGCGGTGGTCGCCAACCGGCACTTGTGGGCGATGTGGGTTGCGGCGCTTGGCGTTGCGATGAACTTCGCCGTGATCGCGGCCAACGGCGGCACGATGCCGGCGGACGCCGATCTCGTCGGCGCCTCGGGCCAGCAGCAGATGGTGCAACTCGTGGAGTCCGGCCGCTACCCGACGCACACGCTGCTCGACGCGGGCACTCGGCTGCCGTTCCTCGCTGACCGCTACCTTCTCCCCCACCCCTATCCTCGGCCATCCGTATTCAGCCTCGGCGATATCCTGATAACCCTCGGCGTGGTGGTGCTCATCATGCGCGGCATGGGGGCGTTCGGCTGGGGATGGAAGCAGCGCGACCAGGCGCAGCAGTCCAGAGGAGGGCCGGCGCCGCGCGAGGAACACCCCTGGAAGTAG
- a CDS encoding HD domain-containing protein — protein MSKALKVYVWLVSAAGLVAVAASAHWGDLEGLSTTTRAVLADVAFFLVMGCVLDMMIVPMARGGAVSAGFAVFYACMLIVGPYLAAFVAVLATLWTDVIVRRGVPFYKTLFNVGHSAISLLLAGATYYVLMGGTVGDVRVATLADVARIAGSAAVLFGSEITAVNLAVALERRAPVRSVWLGNAKLVMPLDAALAGVGLLVALLYEHRQALFGGYGWIFVAGVIVLPTGLLFYGSRLYMDMYRVYDKTLRTLSALMEAKIHGGEEEAVGHGERVARYASAAAEEMGLSAEEVQAIQYAGYLHDVGKVGVPAEALNNGPVPNEEHADRLKRHAQIGYEVLRPIDFLSHVATIVRYHDRRFDHGPYPEPGEVIPFGSRLIAVAERYDNLTAASPSPLPPEEAVRRLVEESGAVLDARAVHAFVRMLAREAMVDAVRCEEALDAI, from the coding sequence ATGTCCAAGGCACTTAAGGTATACGTCTGGCTGGTGAGCGCCGCGGGACTCGTCGCCGTCGCCGCCTCGGCTCATTGGGGTGACCTCGAGGGCCTGAGCACGACGACGCGCGCGGTGCTGGCGGACGTCGCGTTCTTCCTGGTCATGGGCTGCGTGCTCGACATGATGATCGTGCCCATGGCGCGCGGCGGCGCGGTGTCGGCCGGGTTCGCGGTGTTCTATGCCTGCATGCTCATCGTGGGGCCGTATCTGGCGGCGTTCGTCGCGGTGCTCGCGACGTTGTGGACCGATGTCATCGTGCGCCGGGGAGTGCCGTTTTACAAAACGCTGTTTAACGTCGGCCACTCGGCGATATCGCTGCTGCTCGCCGGGGCGACGTACTACGTGCTGATGGGCGGCACGGTGGGCGACGTGCGGGTGGCGACGCTCGCTGACGTGGCGCGCATCGCGGGATCGGCGGCGGTGCTGTTCGGGAGCGAGATCACGGCCGTGAATCTGGCGGTGGCTCTGGAGCGCAGGGCTCCGGTGCGCAGCGTGTGGCTTGGCAACGCGAAGCTGGTCATGCCTTTGGACGCCGCCCTCGCGGGCGTGGGGCTGCTGGTGGCGCTGCTGTACGAGCACCGTCAGGCGCTGTTCGGGGGGTATGGCTGGATCTTCGTCGCCGGGGTGATCGTGCTCCCGACGGGCCTGCTGTTCTACGGTTCACGGCTGTACATGGACATGTACCGCGTGTACGACAAGACCCTGCGCACGCTGTCGGCGCTGATGGAGGCCAAGATTCACGGCGGCGAGGAGGAGGCCGTCGGCCACGGCGAACGCGTCGCGCGCTATGCGTCGGCAGCGGCGGAGGAGATGGGTTTGTCCGCGGAGGAGGTGCAGGCGATACAGTACGCCGGCTACCTGCACGACGTCGGCAAGGTAGGCGTGCCGGCCGAAGCGCTCAACAACGGCCCCGTGCCGAATGAGGAACACGCGGACCGGCTCAAGCGGCACGCCCAGATCGGGTACGAGGTGCTGCGACCGATTGATTTCCTGAGTCACGTCGCCACCATCGTGAGGTACCACGACCGGCGCTTCGACCATGGGCCGTACCCGGAGCCGGGGGAGGTCATCCCGTTCGGGTCGCGGCTGATCGCGGTGGCGGAGCGCTACGACAATCTGACGGCGGCGTCGCCGTCGCCGCTGCCGCCCGAGGAGGCCGTGCGGCGCCTGGTCGAGGAATCGGGGGCGGTGCTGGACGCGCGCGCAGTGCACGCGTTCGTGCGCATGCTGGCGCGCGAGGCGATGGTGGACGCGGTCCGCTGCGAAGAGGCGCTGGATGCTATTTGA
- a CDS encoding HD-GYP domain-containing protein, with product GLTYTLVNSFAVAIAVALQESRHLLGTWRVGFGWMGPRYLALAPFGVLMAMVYQVPDLRYVGVALFLLPLFWARYAFKGYVDMREVHQQTVDALANALEAYDAYTEDHSDHVSALAEALARQLDFPETRMEALLFAARLHDIGKFVMESVLNKKEKLTEEDWALIKQHPAEGQRIVAAIEVQPGAANIVRATHERPDGTGYPDGLSGAQIDVAASIIAVADAFHAMTSDRPYRPAMPEYAAIAELSRGSGTQFDAEVVRVLVELWQQGELPHARRSGHVQGT from the coding sequence GGTCTGACGTACACCCTGGTCAACAGCTTCGCGGTGGCGATCGCCGTCGCGCTCCAAGAGAGCCGCCACCTCCTGGGCACGTGGCGCGTGGGCTTCGGGTGGATGGGGCCGCGGTACCTGGCGTTGGCCCCGTTCGGCGTGCTGATGGCGATGGTGTACCAGGTCCCGGACCTGCGCTACGTCGGAGTCGCGCTGTTCCTGCTGCCGTTATTCTGGGCGCGGTATGCCTTCAAGGGCTACGTGGACATGCGCGAGGTGCATCAGCAGACGGTGGATGCTCTGGCTAATGCGCTGGAGGCGTATGACGCGTATACGGAGGATCATTCCGACCATGTGAGCGCGCTGGCGGAGGCCTTGGCGCGGCAGCTCGATTTTCCCGAGACGCGCATGGAGGCGCTGCTGTTCGCGGCGCGCCTGCACGACATCGGCAAGTTCGTCATGGAGTCGGTGCTCAACAAGAAGGAGAAGCTCACTGAGGAGGACTGGGCGCTGATCAAGCAGCATCCGGCGGAGGGGCAAAGGATAGTGGCGGCGATTGAGGTGCAGCCGGGGGCCGCAAACATCGTGCGGGCGACCCACGAGCGGCCGGACGGAACCGGCTATCCCGACGGCCTGAGCGGTGCTCAGATAGACGTGGCGGCGAGCATCATCGCGGTGGCCGACGCTTTTCACGCGATGACCTCCGACCGGCCCTATCGCCCGGCGATGCCGGAGTACGCGGCGATTGCGGAGCTGTCGCGCGGCTCGGGGACGCAATTCGACGCGGAGGTTGTGCGCGTGCTGGTGGAGCTGTGGCAGCAGGGGGAGCTACCCCACGCGCGGCGGAGCGGTCATGTCCAAGGCACTTAA
- the rpmC gene encoding 50S ribosomal protein L29: protein MREQSTVELEERLRNLHDEWFRLRFQQVSKQLPNPMRIREVRKDMARILTLLSEREASGGAGG, encoded by the coding sequence CTGCGCGAGCAGAGCACTGTAGAGCTTGAGGAACGATTGCGCAACTTGCACGACGAGTGGTTTCGCCTGCGCTTCCAGCAGGTGAGCAAGCAGTTGCCCAACCCGATGCGCATTCGGGAGGTGCGCAAAGACATGGCCCGCATCCTGACGCTCCTCTCGGAGCGCGAGGCGAGCGGCGGCGCGGGTGGCTGA
- the rpsQ gene encoding 30S ribosomal protein S17 gives MAERTRAVRKQREGVVVSDKMDKTVVVAVEQRGPHPLYRRVVKRTTKLVAQDDENRCGIGDRVTVTETRPLSKRKRWRVTAVIEKAK, from the coding sequence ATGGCGGAACGCACGAGAGCAGTGAGAAAACAGCGCGAGGGCGTCGTCGTCAGCGACAAGATGGACAAGACCGTCGTCGTCGCCGTGGAGCAGCGGGGCCCGCACCCGCTCTACCGCAGGGTGGTGAAGCGGACGACCAAGCTCGTCGCCCAGGACGATGAGAATCGCTGCGGGATCGGCGACCGCGTCACCGTCACCGAGACGCGGCCGTTGAGCAAGCGCAAGCGGTGGCGCGTGACGGCGGTGATCGAAAAGGCGAAGTAG
- the fusA gene encoding elongation factor G: protein MKKHAIENIRNVGIIGHGGSGKTSLAEALLFAAGIIDRLGSVDAGTTVSDSDPDEIERNISITSALLPHEWREHKINLLDTPGYADFIGEVISSLRVADAAIMVVDAVAGVEVQTERYWQMAASRGLVSLIVVNKMDKEGADFASAVESARDRLGCNVIPLYVPIGSAQNFRGVIDVLSEQAVVYSGGKASREAVPADMADDAAAAREQLMEAAAETDDALTEKYLEQGSLTTEETRNGLRAAVIAGNAVPAIPAAATARIAVDVVADAVVSYLPDPTQSPPLTAAQGEEQIELRADPEQPRAALVFKTMADPYAGRLSVFRVCRGTMHSDANVYNANRNRRERIGQIFIARGKQQEAVASVAAGDMGVIAKLHDTVTGDTLCDEHAQVILPGFDFPEPVLAVSVQPKTTGDEEKVSSALDRLREEDPTTGISIAADTHETLLSGMGDLHLEVIVGRLRRKFGVAVETSTPRVAYKETVTKTVEVQGKYKRQTGGRGQYGDVWLRVEPLERSAGLEFVDKIVGGVVPRNYIPAVEKGVVEAAQRGVLAAYPLVDLRVTLYDGSYHNVDSSDMAFKIAGSMALQKAVAEAEPRLLEPIMSVEVAVPDEYMGDIIGHLNGKRGRIQGMEPGPAGMQIVRAQVPLAELFAYATELRSMTQGRASYLMKASHYEQVPGHIAQRIVEEAQERKADEQQR from the coding sequence ATGAAGAAACACGCGATAGAGAACATACGCAACGTCGGCATCATCGGGCACGGCGGGTCGGGTAAGACGAGCCTGGCCGAGGCGCTGCTGTTCGCGGCCGGGATCATTGACCGCCTGGGCAGCGTCGACGCGGGAACCACGGTCAGCGACAGCGACCCCGACGAGATCGAGCGCAATATCTCCATCACCAGCGCCCTGCTGCCGCACGAATGGCGCGAGCATAAGATCAACCTCCTGGATACGCCGGGCTACGCCGATTTCATCGGCGAGGTCATCTCGTCCCTGCGCGTCGCGGACGCCGCAATCATGGTGGTCGACGCCGTCGCCGGGGTGGAAGTGCAGACCGAGCGCTACTGGCAGATGGCCGCGAGCCGGGGCCTCGTGTCGCTCATCGTCGTCAACAAGATGGACAAGGAGGGCGCCGACTTCGCATCGGCAGTCGAGTCCGCGCGCGATCGCCTGGGGTGCAATGTGATCCCGCTGTACGTGCCCATCGGTAGCGCGCAGAACTTCCGCGGTGTGATTGACGTGCTCTCCGAGCAGGCGGTCGTGTACTCCGGCGGCAAGGCAAGCCGCGAGGCGGTGCCGGCGGACATGGCCGACGATGCGGCCGCCGCTCGCGAGCAGTTGATGGAGGCGGCGGCGGAAACGGACGACGCGCTCACCGAGAAGTACTTGGAGCAGGGCAGTCTCACGACCGAGGAGACGCGCAACGGACTGCGCGCGGCGGTGATCGCGGGGAACGCCGTGCCCGCAATTCCCGCTGCGGCGACGGCGCGTATCGCCGTTGATGTGGTGGCCGACGCAGTCGTGTCGTACCTGCCTGACCCGACGCAGTCGCCGCCGCTGACCGCGGCGCAGGGAGAGGAGCAGATCGAGCTTCGCGCCGACCCGGAGCAGCCCCGGGCGGCGCTGGTCTTCAAGACCATGGCCGACCCCTACGCGGGGCGCCTCTCGGTGTTCCGCGTGTGCCGCGGCACCATGCACTCCGACGCCAACGTCTACAACGCCAACCGCAACCGGCGCGAGCGCATCGGGCAGATCTTCATCGCGCGCGGCAAGCAGCAGGAGGCGGTGGCCTCCGTCGCGGCCGGCGATATGGGCGTGATCGCCAAGCTGCACGATACGGTCACCGGCGACACGCTGTGCGACGAGCACGCGCAGGTCATCTTGCCGGGCTTCGATTTTCCCGAGCCCGTGCTTGCGGTGTCGGTGCAGCCCAAGACCACGGGCGACGAGGAGAAAGTGAGCAGCGCGCTCGACCGGCTCCGTGAAGAAGACCCGACCACCGGTATCAGCATCGCCGCGGACACGCACGAGACGCTCCTGTCCGGCATGGGCGACCTGCACCTGGAGGTCATCGTCGGCCGGCTGCGGCGCAAGTTCGGCGTCGCGGTCGAGACCAGTACGCCCCGCGTGGCGTACAAGGAAACCGTGACCAAGACGGTGGAGGTGCAGGGCAAGTACAAGCGCCAGACCGGGGGCCGTGGGCAGTACGGCGATGTATGGCTGCGGGTGGAACCGCTGGAGCGCAGCGCGGGGCTGGAGTTCGTAGATAAGATCGTGGGCGGCGTGGTGCCCAGGAACTACATTCCGGCGGTCGAGAAAGGGGTCGTCGAGGCGGCGCAGCGCGGCGTGCTCGCGGCGTATCCGCTGGTCGACCTGCGCGTGACGCTGTACGACGGCTCCTACCACAACGTGGATTCATCGGACATGGCGTTCAAGATCGCCGGCTCGATGGCGCTGCAGAAGGCGGTGGCGGAGGCGGAGCCGCGGCTTCTGGAGCCGATCATGAGCGTCGAAGTGGCCGTGCCCGATGAATACATGGGTGACATCATCGGCCATCTCAACGGCAAGCGCGGCCGGATCCAGGGCATGGAGCCCGGGCCGGCGGGAATGCAGATCGTCAGGGCCCAGGTGCCTCTCGCCGAGCTCTTCGCGTACGCCACCGAGCTGCGCTCGATGACTCAGGGCCGCGCCAGCTACTTGATGAAGGCCTCGCACTACGAACAGGTCCCGGGCCATATCGCCCAGCGCATCGTCGAGGAGGCGCAGGAGCGTAAGGCGGACGAGCAGCAGCGCTGA
- the rplN gene encoding 50S ribosomal protein L14, giving the protein MIQMSTRLKVADNTGARQIECIRVLGGSARKYARVGDTIVAAVKQVSPGAPIRKGEVVKAVIVRTLQPVGRPDGSHIRFDENAAVLITDSNDPRGTRIFGPVARELRDREFTKIVSLAPEVV; this is encoded by the coding sequence ATGATACAAATGTCCACGCGGCTGAAGGTAGCCGACAACACGGGCGCTCGCCAGATAGAATGCATTCGAGTGCTGGGCGGATCCGCCCGTAAGTACGCGCGCGTCGGCGATACCATCGTCGCCGCGGTGAAGCAGGTGAGCCCCGGGGCGCCGATCCGCAAGGGCGAAGTGGTGAAGGCCGTCATCGTGCGCACGCTTCAGCCCGTGGGACGGCCTGACGGCTCGCACATTCGCTTCGACGAGAACGCCGCGGTGCTGATTACCGATTCGAACGATCCGCGGGGGACGCGCATCTTCGGCCCGGTGGCGCGCGAGTTGCGCGACCGCGAGTTTACGAAAATCGTGTCCCTGGCACCGGAGGTGGTCTAG
- the rplX gene encoding 50S ribosomal protein L24 codes for MARTTQLDIKKGDTVYVLRGKDRAHRMEGREEELARLEPARLKREAEKDPGRRGKVIGVIRDKRQVLVDGINMITKHARPRGMTSRAAQMQTGRIQQPGPLHISNVMLVCPRCDRPAKVTRREVSGKRIRVCRRCSEYIDEV; via the coding sequence ATGGCACGCACAACGCAACTGGACATCAAAAAGGGAGACACCGTTTACGTACTCAGGGGCAAGGACCGCGCGCACCGGATGGAGGGGCGCGAGGAGGAACTCGCGCGCCTCGAGCCCGCGCGCCTCAAGCGCGAGGCGGAGAAGGACCCCGGCCGGCGCGGCAAGGTGATCGGGGTCATCCGCGACAAGCGCCAGGTCCTAGTGGACGGCATCAATATGATCACCAAGCACGCCCGGCCGCGGGGCATGACCTCGCGCGCCGCGCAGATGCAGACCGGCCGCATCCAGCAGCCGGGACCGCTGCACATCTCCAACGTCATGCTCGTGTGCCCGCGCTGCGATCGCCCCGCCAAGGTCACGCGCCGCGAGGTTTCGGGCAAGCGCATCCGCGTCTGCCGCCGCTGCAGCGAGTACATTGACGAAGTCTGA
- the rplE gene encoding 50S ribosomal protein L5 yields MTEDTPRTEDVRPESEPAAAEAAPESASDAAPAADVAEPADVPQAGVEAEPAAQEPQSAAAPEAPEEPEQPEQDAEPKAERKAKPAKPKAEAKAEGEGKDRPKAEGKGKAKAEGKGKPKAEGKGKPKAEGKGKPKAEGKPQRKPEPPEEKLPPRLQVRYREEILPELMRELGLGNPMEAPRVTKVVINMGVGVATQEPKALEGAANELAQVAGQRPAITRARKSIAAFKVREKNPIGCRVTLRGDRMYEFLDRLFNAALPRIRDFRGLAPRSFDGRGNYTLGIREHLIFPELDIDEIERVRGMNITITTSAKTDEAGRALLTKLGLPLRES; encoded by the coding sequence ATGACTGAAGATACGCCACGGACAGAAGACGTGCGACCGGAATCGGAGCCAGCCGCGGCCGAGGCAGCGCCCGAGTCCGCGTCAGACGCCGCGCCGGCCGCCGATGTTGCGGAGCCAGCCGACGTTCCGCAGGCGGGCGTTGAGGCCGAGCCGGCCGCCCAAGAGCCCCAGTCCGCAGCCGCGCCCGAAGCGCCGGAGGAGCCGGAGCAGCCGGAGCAGGACGCCGAGCCGAAAGCCGAGCGCAAAGCCAAGCCGGCCAAGCCAAAGGCGGAGGCCAAGGCCGAGGGCGAGGGCAAGGATAGACCAAAGGCCGAGGGCAAAGGCAAGGCGAAGGCCGAGGGCAAAGGCAAACCAAAGGCCGAGGGTAAAGGCAAGCCAAAGGCCGAGGGCAAAGGCAAGCCAAAGGCCGAGGGCAAGCCGCAGCGCAAGCCCGAGCCGCCCGAGGAGAAGCTCCCGCCGCGGCTCCAGGTGCGCTATCGGGAGGAGATCCTGCCCGAGCTGATGCGTGAGCTGGGTCTCGGGAATCCGATGGAGGCGCCGCGAGTGACGAAGGTCGTCATCAACATGGGTGTCGGCGTCGCGACCCAAGAGCCGAAGGCGCTCGAAGGAGCGGCCAACGAGCTGGCCCAGGTCGCGGGGCAGCGTCCGGCGATTACGCGGGCGCGCAAGTCAATCGCTGCGTTCAAGGTGCGGGAGAAGAACCCGATCGGCTGCCGCGTGACCCTGCGCGGCGACCGCATGTACGAGTTCCTCGACCGGCTGTTTAACGCGGCGCTGCCGCGCATCCGCGACTTTCGCGGCCTGGCCCCGCGTTCGTTCGACGGACGCGGCAACTATACCCTGGGCATCCGGGAGCACCTCATTTTCCCGGAGCTGGACATAGATGAGATCGAACGCGTGCGCGGGATGAACATCACCATCACGACGTCCGCAAAGACCGACGAGGCGGGCCGGGCCCTGCTCACCAAGCTGGGCCTGCCGCTGCGCGAGAGCTGA
- a CDS encoding type Z 30S ribosomal protein S14 codes for MAKKALIEKANREPKFRVRRYHRCQVCGRRRAYYRKFGMCRICLRSFAHRGLLPGVTKASW; via the coding sequence GTGGCCAAGAAGGCGCTGATCGAGAAGGCCAACCGCGAACCGAAATTCCGAGTTCGCCGGTACCATCGTTGCCAGGTCTGTGGGCGGCGGCGGGCGTACTACCGCAAGTTCGGCATGTGCCGGATCTGCCTGCGCAGTTTCGCCCACCGCGGGCTCCTGCCCGGCGTAACCAAGGCAAGTTGGTAG
- the rpsH gene encoding 30S ribosomal protein S8: protein MSQTDPIADMLTRIRNACGVRHEQVEIPASRLKLDIAKILRAEGYIQKYEMRDDNKQGVLVLTLKYGQGREPAIVGLRRASKPGRRTYVGARRIPRVMGGLGTAIISTPQGPMTGREARRRGIGGEVMLYVW from the coding sequence ATGTCCCAGACCGACCCGATAGCGGACATGCTGACTCGCATCCGCAACGCGTGCGGCGTCCGTCACGAGCAGGTGGAGATTCCAGCGTCGCGGCTCAAGCTCGACATCGCGAAGATCCTGCGCGCCGAGGGGTATATCCAGAAGTACGAGATGCGCGACGACAACAAGCAGGGCGTGCTTGTGCTCACTCTCAAGTATGGCCAGGGCCGCGAGCCGGCGATTGTGGGGCTGCGCCGGGCGAGCAAGCCCGGGCGCAGGACCTATGTCGGCGCGCGCCGCATACCGCGCGTGATGGGCGGGCTCGGCACCGCGATCATATCAACGCCGCAGGGTCCGATGACCGGCCGCGAGGCGCGGCGTCGGGGGATCGGCGGCGAGGTCATGCTCTACGTGTGGTGA